The DNA sequence ttttttctttatttctacGGTATCGAATTTAAGAGTAAAAAAATTTACCGGAATGACTAATTTGGATCAATAGATATTTATGCTTGGGAAAGGGCCTTTTATGCTATGCTTGTAAAGACATGGCCGtttatttttgtttcattttGGTTGGAGGAATGGGCTAGAAGCCCAGACTAAAGAGGCCCAAAATATTACAAACATTTCCAACAAAGACAAGTGCCATGGCATCAAAGTTGATGTCAGTtgaataccaaaaaaaaaaaaaaaaagctgaTCTCAGTCACCACCATAGCCGGAGAGAACTCCCAGACTGTGAGATCGCGATTGTTCTCAACCGCTCACTTTGCAGGCTGATCGGCTACCGTGTTTCTCTCCCTATGAACAAGCTTGAACAGCAAGAATCATTCTCTTCTTTTCAATTGATGAACTCTTCTCAGCAAGgtatttatcttttcttccaTAGGATTTGAGTTTGTGATCATTTTTATCCCCGTGTGGACcaatgttctgaaaaccggaccggaccggaccggccggtcAAACCGATTTAACCGGGAACCAGCACTATAAACGGTCCGGTCCATTATCCAAAACCGTTAGAAGAAAAAACGTACAAAAATCGTCGAATCGCCGAGAACCGGTCGGTTGGACCGGACCGGTAATCGACCGGTTCGAATAAAGCGACGCCGTTTtctatttgtaaaaaaaaaaaacgaaacaGATCCGTGAAGGCGTGAAGTGTGAACCAACCCTTATTCCCCCAATTCATTCGTCACTCAGTCACACCCTGGATTCGAGAACTCTGAACTCTGAAGCAAAGGGAACCCTAGCCCTTCTTCGCCGCCGCCGGTCTCAGGTCGTCAACGCCGCCGCCGTCCCCAGGTCCTCAGCGCCGCTGCTTCTTCCTCTTCCCCGTGTCCAGAACCCAGTTGCTCGGCATGTCCTCTTCATCTTCACTGGCTTCTCGGCATGGAACCCAGGTTAGTGGCTTCTCCTCTTCATCTTCACTGAGGGCTCGGTCTTCTTGGTTTGAAGTTCCGAAATTGTTGTTCTTCGGTCTTCTTCTTCGGTattcttcttcaatttttgttccatttttcttcaattcttcttcttcggTCTTGGTTTGAAGTTTGGTTCTGAATGTTTTGTAAATTGTAATTTCCTGTTGTTGATAGATCTGTCTTGTACTCTTGAATTTGCTGGTTGCTGATGGTTGAAAATTTACAAATTTGCAAATTTGTATATGGTTTTGAACTTCTGATTGCTCTATTACTCTGTTAAATCGTGTATTAAAATAAACTTACTCTGTTATATCATTTGTATCAACCAGAACACCTAATACTTACTCTTTTATTCTGTTTTAGTGTTTTCTAATTGCTCAATGGCTCTGATAGTGTTTTACTGGTTCACCAGTTGCAGATGGCTcctaatttttttgttcatatttgcTCATGGTCTGTTGcaaaaattagaaatcaaatcattattgaaatttttttatttttgtttatctttattGATTTCAGGTTTAGTGTGGTTACTTTATGCTTGTTTTATAATGTTTGTTGCTGGATGAAGTGTGCTTCACTTGGCATGCCTTGTATCTGATGCTGGAATGGTGGAGCTGCTCCTACAATTTAGAGGAAAGATTGCAACTGcaaaattacttattttaagGTAGTTATGTCAGtagttcttctatcttttagATGATGTACTTTATGCTCTAAAGTGCAACTTGCCAAAGGCTGCCCTAAGAGGAGACAAACCCATTCGTCTTCATACTGTGTGTCCTATATATTATATGCCTTTGAAATTATCTGTCCTAGCTATGAAGATCTACCCCGCCTCTTGTTATATTCTGTTTCTGCGCTTGTAGTCACATTTCTTATCTTACTTTATGTGCTAAACATCTAGTTCAtgagaaacttcatagaattAAGGCTAGTGAAACATTGTTATAATTTACTGGATAATGCATGTTTTTCTAAGTAATACATATACATTTGGTACTTTTCAAGTGTTTCaagcaaggttctgaaaaccggttCGAACCGGATGGTCGAACCGGTCGAACCGGACGGTCGAACCGGTCGAACCGCGAACCGCTATCAATTACAGTTCGGAGAGAAGGCAAAACCGGCAAATTTAAAAACCGTCGTTGGATCGTTGAACCGGCCGGGAATCGGTCGGTCGTACCGAACCGTGACCCGACCGGTTTTTTAATCTTACCAAAAACGCTGCGTTTCGCTGTGCAGGATGGCAACCCTAAGTTCCCTAACCCCCTTCCTTCTAGTCTCCAGCCTCCACAACGCGAAGCAGCAGTCCAGAGTCCAGATTCTCTCAACCTCATCGAAGCCGCTGGCGCATGTCCGTCCAGCCACCGCCACCGTCCCAACTTCGAGCTTCGAAGGCAACGGCGCAACGTTCGTCCAGCCACCGCCGTTTGAGCTTCGAAAATCGAAGCCACCGTCGCCGGTCTCACCTCTTGCCTCCGTCGTGCAGTCACTTCCCGCCGATGGCAGCTCTATTCCACACGACCACGTCGGCCACCTTCCCCGAATCAAGAATCATTCGTGCATCGTGCACCCCCATTAGCCTCTTCtgaagaaaatcaaagagaacCCTAGCCCTAGGATCCTTGCCGCCGCCGTCCCCAGGTTCTCGGCGcctccacttcttcttcttctcgcTGTTCGGAACCCAGGTAGCTTGGTTCGTCATCCCCATCTTCCCTGTCTTCTCTGTTCGTGGCTTGGAGCAGCTCGCCGTTGGGTCGCCGCTTGCTGTCGCCTTGCCTATTGTCGTCGTCTCGTCGGTTTCCATCCGTGTCTCCGTCGAAGGTTAGTGATGGATCTGTTTAATTTTGCTTCTGGTCACCGATGGCTCTGTTAGTCTGTTTAATTTTGCTTCGCATTCGCTCCTTCCTTTTAATTTTGCCATTGCCATGGTTAGTGGTTACTGATGAGTGATGAGTGATGGCTCTGTTTAATTTTGCTTCTGGTTACTGATGGGTCTGTTTAATTTTGCTTCGATCGGCTCCttccttttaattttgttcTGTTTACTGATGAGTGATGGCTCTGTTTAATTTCTGAATGCTtggttcttcttgttctttttaatttctGGAATTTTTGTTCAAATTTTTGTGTAATGTTTTATAAAGTTGCTGCTTTGTAATTATTGGTTGCTGGGTGCAGGTTTAGAGTCATCACTGTTTTGGAATGTTTATGTACTAATGTTTATTGCTATTTTGTCATTGTTGGTTGCTGGTTGCTAGTTGGAGGTTTAGTGTGATTATTGGTTAATATTTTGTAATGTTTGTTGCTGAATGCTGATTGTTGAGTTCAGATATGGTCTTGTTGCTGAATGCTGTTTGTGCTGAATGCTAAATGTTTGTTGCTGAATGCTGTTACTATTTTTAATTTCgtgaataatttattaattttattgttcTTAACTTCTGttcttgttaaaaaaatttgcaatTGGTGATCTTTTGATTTATTGTATGTCTCATGTTTTTAATTTCACTTTGCTTCTAGGCTTTGAAATCAGGTTATGATAACTGTGATGCAATTATTTAGTTGGATAACTGATGTAATTATTGAGTTCTAAGAGATTGAGTTTTTCTATTCTATTATTAGTAAGACATGGATAGCTTagtattttctatttctttccctTACTTCTGAAGTTCATTGTTTCAAAGGTTCAGTATTGGCTTCAACTTTCAAATAGGAATTGGGAGCTGGTGAAGATAATAACATCTTCTGGAACTGAGTCTGTTGTTTCACTGCCTGATAGAAAAGTAAGATATGATCTAGAATTACCACAGTACACAGTGATGTTTGTTCTATCTAGCTGGACTCACTGAGACAACtgaaaaatattcttttaatttaaccTTGTTAATCATATCTTGTAAAATTCAGACAAAAGCAGGGCCTATTTTGGTTGCCATAAATCCCTTCAAGAAAGTTTCTTTGTATGGTAATGATTATATTGAAGCCTACAAGCGTAAGAATTAAAAGGGCCTGTTTTGTTTTACTTTTTGACTTAGCTACATTAAGGCAATATTCTCTGTCTTTAACTTGTGCACTGCAATTCAATTCAACTATTTTTAATGAAAGTATAATTATGTTAATTGCCAATATATTTGCTGTAAGTATTTGAGTATTTTGATGATTAATTACATTTAGTTGGTGATATGTTATATAGGGTTTTAAATTTGAAAGATACCTTaggatgtttatttataatttatttattattttattaaggaACGGTTTTTTCGGTTGAACCACGGTTAGACCGGTTGGACCAgtaaaccagtgaaccagtgaCTAAAACGATTCGATGACCggttcggttttcagaaccttggttTCAAGTGATAACAACACTCGAGAGCATTATATTTatgcatgtttttttttattgttggaATCAGCCACTTTCTGAGGTAGTTATTAAGGGAGAGGGCATTTATTCAGTTTCATTATGATTCATTTTGTGTTCATTTTTGAGATATTTGTTTGGTTGAATCAGACATTTTTGTGAATATGATAAACACATGATTTGGTATGTGTATAAAGTATAAACTTTTTTTCGATTTCTTACGGTACATACAATTAAATATCTAAATGACTTATTGCTTGAGTTTTATAGTTTATTTTCTAATGATTTATTAGAATGTTGTTAGTTTATAATATAATGATAACGCGTATTCTATTCTAAAACGGTTTTTTCAGTTGAACCACCGGTTAGACCGGTTGAACCAataaaccagtgaaccagtaaCTAAAACGGTTTGATGACCGGTccgattttcagaaccttggtGTGGACCATGTTAAAATCAGAAAACTCAGGTCTAAAAACACATAAATTAAAGTTGAAGGgtatacatttttttttaatttttttttctgtacTCCATGTTATGGGTTGAGTTGGCGGAAGTAAGTAGCTTTGGTGAAGTTGTTACATTTTATTACAGGATTCTCAGTTCAGGCTAAAGTAGCTTAGTGTTGAGTAGCGTTATCAGTGATTGATCTGCGGGTGTACGTTAGCGTAAGATGCGCTTCGATTGAAACTCTCTTTGAACCGCTAATTTCATTCCAATTACAATGGCTCAGATTCCCAACCTGGACAATGCCCCCATCAATCTCATTTCAATCAGGTATACCtcttttaaaagtattatttgataacaattctaaatttttaatttatatggtTATATTTCAGGGAACAATCCcaaaaggagctcatcaacatcCTCAAGAACGTAATTGTTTCTCAATTCCCACCAATTTGTTTGTCCTTTTTTGGTTTTGAGTGCAATTCGTTGTGATGGCACTCAAAAATCAAACTGACTTTGTAAATTGCTTGTGGTCGTTCTTGTTTTAGATTCGAGGGAAGAAGTGTTTGGTTATCGATCCGAAGCTAGGggactctctctctctcatcataCAGACATCGTTACTCAAGGTAATCAAATTTTCTGTCTTTTGCTTCTATTCAATTTTTACACGGAACATATTTATTGTATTAGATTTCAGAAAAATCATTCTTGCCCATGGAAGATAGttggaatttttttataagTAGTAGTTTGTTGTTTAGATGATTGGATAGTTTTATTGTATACTGAGAGGTTGTGTTGAACTGGTGAAATAGGAGCATGGAGTTGAATTACGGCATCTTTCAGCTGACCACATTCAAACTGACTGCACCAAAGTGGTCTACCTCGTGCGATCTCAGCCTAATTTGATGCGACATATATGTTCTAATATTCACCATGACGAATCGAAAGGACTACAAAGAGAATATCATGTTTATTTTGTTCCCCGCCGCACTGTTGTTTGTGAGAAAGTGTGTTTTCCCTTAACTTGAGTATTTTGTACTAGTATACTTGTCCTAccatacaaaataattatattttcttGTGAACAGGTTCTTGAGGAAGAGAAATTACATAACATGGTTACAATCGGGGAGTATCCCTTGTATATTGTACCAATGGATGAGGATGTACTATCATTTGAGCTTGaccttgcttacgaagtatgtTGTTGGATATTACCATTTCTGCTCTTCCTGATATATTTATTGAGTTAATTTGGTATTGTTGTCCCTATGAGTTATAATTTATCATCTTTGAAATTGTCTTCCATTTAATATTTGCTTTGAACAATTACTTATCCTTGTTTGCCTTCTCATCTATGGTAGGAGTGCCAAGTTGATGGTGATACAAGCTCGCTTTGGCATATCGCAAAAGCAATTCACAAACTTGAGGTTGTAGTTTTGAATACATAATGTTGTCAAATTTGTTAGCAGGGAAGTTTTGGACTCAGAACAATTATCATCAAACTGATAGGAGATAATCAAATACAAATAGAATTCCCTTTTTGATATAATATCATCGATCTGCTTGTCCTCTTTCTTAAAATTGTTTCGTTGttgtgttttattattttattttgcagTTCTCTTTTGGAGTGATACCAAATCTGAGGGCAAAAGGAAAAGCATCTGTGCGTGTTGCAGACATCCTTAACCGAATGCAGGCTGAGGAACCAGTCAACTCATCTGACGTAATCATGCTCTACTCTgtttttttccctttctttcttcAAGATAACTGGCAACAGTAAAACAGCCAAAAGATACCCCATAAAGAATAAAACTCATACACACAGTGAGAGTTTTCAAAGCTTATTTAAATACGCCGTACAGTCCTCTGATTGTTTGATATTTGTATATAGATGGTTATGCCAGAGATAAACACACTAATCCTTTTAGATAGAGAGGTATGTCCTTCCGTTCCATTTACTGGATACAATTGACATCCTCAAAACTTATCACTGAAATTGGGTGCACAATGAATGCAGGTGGATATGGTTACTCCTTTGTGTTCTCAATTAACATATGAAGGATTACTTGATGAGGCAAGTTAATGCAGAAGCAGCCTACATATTTATGAAAGGATACATATTGCATAGTATATTTTATTGCTTGTTATTTGATGATCGGTCTTTTCTCCTAAGAGTATGAGAATATCTCCTAATCAAGTTTGGTCTGCTTAGTATATTCCTTCCCTTCATTTCTTTCTGAATTTTAATATTGTAAGTATGAATACCAAAACTTTCCAATACCTGCTTTAGTTATTTGGATAAGTAGTTTTGGAGCGTTATGTAGCCTTCATGGCTTATTCTGGTGCCATGATTTTgttttcagaaatatataatttcaGCATATGGAAAGAGTTGAAACGTGGCTTTACCTTTTTTCTATCTTATTGCATTTGTATACTGCAGTTTTTGAATATCAAGAATGGTTCTATAGAGCTTGATGCGTCTATTATGGGACTTCAGCAAGAGGGGAAAAAAACTAAAGTTCCACTTAATTCAACGTAGGTTACTTTTCTGACTTCCTCTTTTAGTTTCTACCTTCTATTAATGATGCAATGTTGATGGATGTTAACTCTCTTATCTATGAGGTTTGAGATGCTTTACTTGCATCATACCTGTTATCTTTTATTTACGATTTGCTCTTTATATATCTTGAAATTTGCTTTCCTGTCCTGTGTTAGTGACAAGCTCTTCAAGGAGATACGGGATCTCAACTTTGAAGTTGTTGTCCAggttaattttatatttatcttgactaatttctctctctctctcactctctctctctctctctctctcacacacacacacacacacacagaggaGTGAAAAGGTTATTTAGATAGACCATCTATGGTTCCCTTGTAGTTCTAGTTTCTTAGTTGTTGTCTGCAGTATTGCAGATTTTGCGTCAAAAAGCTACATCCATGAAGCAAGACTACACTGAGATGACGACTACTGTAAGTTGATGTCCTATACTTGGATGCTGCTTTTCCAATTAATTttgcaagaaaacaaaaactgtttcaaaaccaaatttttatgtgaaattattTATCGAATCTGACTGGAATCCTATTGCATACTTTACCTTGGAGATCAAATCCTTCAAGCTGTCCCAGTTGTATGCATGCTCATTATTGCAacctaagaataataaaatagttAACTGCATATGTTCAAGTATTTAAACTTTGAGAAGCCTAAACATGtttttttaactatttataTTAAGATGGATCGCCAAAGGCATTCTAATATATTGCTTTCCATAATATCCAGTCACAATCAGTTTCCGAGTTGAAGGACTTCGTGAAAAAGCTGAACTCATTGCCAGAAATCACTGTAAGAACTTGTTCATTTTGACATTGACTTCATTAACTAGATTCTTAGAGTTATCAAAACATAATATGCTTGAAATTATTTTTCCAGAGACACATAAATCTCGCTCAGCATCTGACAACATTCACATCAAAGCCTTCATTTCTGGGGCAGCTTGATATGGAACATACAATTGTTGAGTCTCAGAGTTATGACATGTGAGTTGATGTTGCATGCAGACGTCCTTAAAGTATTTGGATGGCATTTTATTGTCAATTAATCTGGTCAATGTTTGGAGTTTGCTAACTGGTGATGCATTGTGCTTTAGAGATTTCTGCTTGTACATAGCTTATGTTTTTAAGATGTGAAACTTTAGTTGCTAATTTATGCAGATGCTTTGACTATATTGAAGAGTTGATCCACAAGCAGGAGCCTTTGACGACGGTCCTGCGCCTTCTAATCCTATTTTCCGTTACTAATTCTGGGTTGCCAAAGAAGCATTTTGACTACTTAAGGCAAGCTTGAATGACCATggatcttttcttcttttactttccttttcttactcTACAGAAACTAGGTTACTTGTAATATTTCTCCATTCTTGCTTGTCTGCATTATACCAAGAAATCTTATTTTGTGGTACTCATTGTTGTCCCATATGTTTGTAACTTCCATTTTTAGGAGAGAACTACTACATAGCTATGGATTTGAGCACATAACAACCCTAAATAATTTAGAGAAAGCTGGGCTCTTTAAAAAGCAGGTATCATGAACTAGTTGTTTACTTGCAAGCTCAAATGGGTCTCTgggtttttttaatttttttttattatatttgtggACATATTTTTAACTAATGCTTATTTTGCATTTGATCCTCTTAGGAGTCAAGGAGCAATTGGCTTACCATAAAACGTGCTCTGCAGCTTGTGGTTGAAGACACTGATACAGCCAAGTAATTTTCTTCTAGATAATGTGATGCTTGGACACCTTtattgtgtttttccaattttGATTAGGAGGTTGATGCATGTTAGTGTAAAAGTGCTAGAAGCATTTTGACTCTTGCAACAATTGTCCCAGAAgtaattgtcttgcaagttgtTTTGACTATACAATAACTACCCCTCAAGTCATGCATATAATGAGATGTGGTTTTGATTGGCAATGCAAAACATTTGACACCAATAGTATTTCAAAATTAATCTCTTTTGTTTAAGTTATACAGCCACAGATTAGAAAGTTATGGATTCTTCTTTAGAAATGTGTTAATGAGTATGTATACAACACAActaaaataatttcttttcGCGGTGGGATTTGGGGTAGGGCGGTTGTTAGACATTATGAAATGGTAATAAATACAGAAATAAGCATCTCACTATCACTTCATTAAAGGTTAATTGTTGCAACATTGATGTTTCCAGAGTACGTGctctttatttaatttaattattatttatttatttattactacTTATTTTTAATTGCTCATCTTTTGTGGCTGCACCACAAGTATTCCTCTGTTATATTCACTTCTCAGTAGCAATTACTGATGGTGTTAATGTTTCAATTTGTCTTAGTGTATATAGTACATGGTATTTCTTGCAAAATCTTTCATGGGATTCATTTACATCATCATTACTTTATTAATAAAATGCTGTTTTGCAATTATCTACTTGTTGCACTCTTGTATCCCTACTAATTTTTAAGTGATTTCCCTCCCGTTACAGCCCCAATGATATCTCTTATGTCTTCTCTGGATATGCACCACTTAGCATTCGTCTGATCCAGCATGCCATTCGATCTGGATGGTAAGTTTGAAATTTCAATACTAAAGGCCCTCTTCATAGCTATTATTGAGCATggaaattaattatttatctaacatgatcatatataaaatttaaagacAAAAGTTTATAGAGCTGCAAGTTTCATTTATAAGCAAGGTTCCAATgatgttattgttattattagtaCATACTACTTTATAGTTGTGCTCTCTGTTGAGTTCCAATATTGTTCAGTTTCTTAACTTATTTCAAATTGGAAGACTATATTGTATTATTATAAATAGCAATTTCCATGCTAATCAAATTATCTTAGCCTTTAGTTCCAAATTTTCATTTAAACACAATACATTTATTCAAAAAGATAATTTGATTGTGAGCTTAGTTTTAAAGCAACTCATGCAATATTAAATGTGATAATTGGTCTCTCAGGCGTCCTGTTGAAGAAATTTTGAAGCTGCTACCTGGACCTCACCTGGAAACAAAGAGGGTTAGTACTTATTAACTTTTCTAAATCATAATATCGGTGCATGCTATAATTGGCCAGCTGAAAATCTTATAACTGTTCCAGCAATATTTCACTTATCCTGTTCATATTAGTCACATCACTTGTATACTCCACTTACCTTAACCTCTCTTTCTATTTATACTTAAAGTTTGGCTTGCTTGGTTGCTTTTACAGGGTGCATTCTCAAATAGCCCATCATTTGACTCTTTATCAGGGGTTTCAACCGGCATAGCCAAGTATGGGTTTACATCAATCTCCATAAATGCAATGCTTGTGCATTGATTTGACACTGCTAAAACATTTAGcaataataatataactaaTAAGGTTCAGATGGATCCTATCTTTTATTCATCCACAATTTATTATTTGTTAAGGGTATCACTTAGCAGCAGAGGTGAGCTTTACTACCTGGGAAAATAAACCCTAAATGCAAGAAAGAATTCAATCGCTTTTCTGCCATTTCCTTTGTTTTTAGTTTACTGAAAGAGATAGCAGTTGGAACTTGGTGGTTCACATTTGAAATAGGAGTTTCAGAAATTGCAAAAGATTTTAGTCTTAAAGGAAGAAGTTTTATAACTTCTTTGATAACGTTTTTTTTCCCTTCTGACCCGTTACATATTTCAGAGTACCTGATGGGAGGCGTGCCCTGGTgcttgttgtctttgttggaGGTGTTACCTTTGCAGAGATTTCTGCTCTTCGGTTTCTCTGTTCTCAGGTGTGGCAatcgttttttttttccaattgcTTTTAACATGCTAACCAATACATTCTTCCTACTATTTAGATCCTGGTTTTGTAAATTTGGCTATTGATCCATAATGTAGCAGGTGAATGGACGTATTTGCTTAGTAAATTTGTGGCTTATCATGTCTTATCTTTTTGATGATGTGTACTAGAGGCATTATCTTTCTAGAATGGTGTATAGTGTGTCACATTAGGTGTGAATCTCTTCTTGTCATGAAATCGCTTGTTTCAAAAGGTTAAACTATTAGGTAGAGATACATAAATCGTCGCATCCAACACTTCTATTTGGTTCCTAAATCAAATTTATAATGTTGATTTTGCAGGAAGGCATGGCATATGATTTAATCATCGCAACGACAAAAATAGTCAATGGACAAACCTTGGTTGAGACATTTATGGAGAAGCTAGGTTGATCAATCATTgcagttcttttttt is a window from the Arachis stenosperma cultivar V10309 chromosome 3, arast.V10309.gnm1.PFL2, whole genome shotgun sequence genome containing:
- the LOC130968448 gene encoding vacuolar protein-sorting-associated protein 33 homolog isoform X1; its protein translation is MAQIPNLDNAPINLISIREQSQKELINILKNIRGKKCLVIDPKLGDSLSLIIQTSLLKEHGVELRHLSADHIQTDCTKVVYLVRSQPNLMRHICSNIHHDESKGLQREYHVYFVPRRTVVCEKVLEEEKLHNMVTIGEYPLYIVPMDEDVLSFELDLAYEECQVDGDTSSLWHIAKAIHKLEFSFGVIPNLRAKGKASVRVADILNRMQAEEPVNSSDMVMPEINTLILLDREVDMVTPLCSQLTYEGLLDEFLNIKNGSIELDASIMGLQQEGKKTKVPLNSTDKLFKEIRDLNFEVVVQILRQKATSMKQDYTEMTTTSQSVSELKDFVKKLNSLPEITRHINLAQHLTTFTSKPSFLGQLDMEHTIVESQSYDICFDYIEELIHKQEPLTTVLRLLILFSVTNSGLPKKHFDYLRRELLHSYGFEHITTLNNLEKAGLFKKQESRSNWLTIKRALQLVVEDTDTANPNDISYVFSGYAPLSIRLIQHAIRSGWRPVEEILKLLPGPHLETKRGAFSNSPSFDSLSGVSTGIAKVPDGRRALVLVVFVGGVTFAEISALRFLCSQEGMAYDLIIATTKIVNGQTLVETFMEKLGG
- the LOC130968448 gene encoding vacuolar protein-sorting-associated protein 33 homolog isoform X3; the encoded protein is MAQIPNLDNAPINLISIREQSQKELINILKNIRGKKCLVIDPKLGDSLSLIIQTSLLKEHGVELRHLSADHIQTDCTKVVYLVRSQPNLMRHICSNIHHDESKGLQREYHVYFVPRRTVVCEKVLEEEKLHNMVTIGEYPLYIVPMDEDVLSFELDLAYEECQVDGDTSSLWHIAKAIHKLEFSFGVIPNLRAKGKASVRVADILNRMQAEEPVNSSDMVMPEINTLILLDREVDMVTPLCSQLTYEGLLDEFLNIKNGSIELDASIMGLQQEGKKTKVPLNSTDKLFKEIRDLNFEVVVQILRQKATSMKQDYTEMTTTSQSVSELKDFVKKLNSLPEITRHINLAQHLTTFTSKPSFLGQLDMEHTIVESQSYDICFDYIEELIHKQEPLTTVLRLLILFSVTNSGLPKKHFDYLRRELLHSYGFEHITTLNNLEKAGLFKKQESRSNWLTIKRALQLVVEDTDTANPNDISYVFSGYAPLSIRLIQHAIRSGWRPVEEILKLLPGPHLETKRGAFSNSPSFDSLSGVSTGIAKVPDGRRALVLVVFVGGVTFAEISALRFLCSQEGMAYDLIIATTKIVNGQTLVETFMEKLG
- the LOC130968448 gene encoding vacuolar protein-sorting-associated protein 33 homolog isoform X2, with product MAQIPNLDNAPINLISIREQSQKELINILKNIRGKKCLVIDPKLGDSLSLIIQTSLLKEHGVELRHLSADHIQTDCTKVVYLVRSQPNLMRHICSNIHHDESKGLQREYHVYFVPRRTVVCEKVLEEEKLHNMVTIGEYPLYIVPMDEDVLSFELDLAYEECQVDGDTSSLWHIAKAIHKLEFSFGVIPNLRAKGKASVRVADILNRMQAEEPVNSSDMVMPEINTLILLDREVDMVTPLCSQLTYEGLLDEFLNIKNGSIELDASIMGLQQEGKKTKVPLNSTDKLFKEIRDLNFEVVVQILRQKATSMKQDYTEMTTTSQSVSELKDFVKKLNSLPEITRHINLAQHLTTFTSKPSFLGQLDMEHTIVESQSYDICFDYIEELIHKQEPLTTVLRLLILFSVTNSGLPKKHFDYLRRELLHSYGFEHITTLNNLEKAGLFKKQESRSNWLTIKRALQLVVEDTDTANPNDISYVFSGYAPLSIRLIQHAIRSGWRPVEEILKLLPGPHLETKRGAFSNSPSFDSLSGVSTGIAKVPDGRRALVLVVFVGGVTFAEISALRFLCSQEGMAYDLIIATTKIVNGQTLVETFMEKLEN